The DNA window ACCGAGAAGCCGACCGAGCAGCGACCGGCGTTGTTGATGAAGTACGCGTCGCCGCCCCGCACGTCGAACAGCGGGCGGGGCGCCTCGTCGGCGGTCCTCACCCGCACCGCGCCGGCCGGCACCCCGCTGGCCTCGGCGAACCGGCGGCCGGCCGCCTCCGCGCCAGGCTGGGCGACCACCACGACCGAGTTGGTGGCCACGTCGACGTACCAGCCGGCGACGTCCGGGGTGGCCTCCCCGCCGGCCGCGTCGAGCCGTGTCTTCACCGCGTCCAGCTCGGCGACCCCGCGGTCGACCCGCTTCGGCACCGCGCCCGCGGCGGTCACCCGGGCCGCCTGCGCGGGATCGGCCACCGCCACGTTCAGCGTCGTCCCGTCCGCCCCCAGCCAACTGCCGCCGTAGTCAGCGCCCAGTTCGCCACGGAGTTTCGTGACCGTGCCGGACGCCCACCGCTCGGTCTTGAGCCGCCGGGCCGCCTGGTCCCGGGTGAGCGACAGGTCGCGGCTCAGCGCGTCCAGCACCTCGGGCGCGACACCGTCGGACGCCACCGGTGCGGTCCGCCGGGTCGGGTTCTCGCCGGCGAACGACGGCAGGGTCACCGCCGCCGCCGTGCCCGCCGCCGCCACCAGTACACCGATGGCTGTCATCCGTCTGCGGTCCATCCGCCACGCTCCTCCCGGCCGGCGCGGGTACGCCTGCCGGAGCGGAGTACGGAGACGGGCGCCGATCGGTTGAACGCGACGGCCGGGATTCGACCCAGCGTGTCCGGACGGCTCCGGGGCGTACCCGGAGACGGCGACGCCGGCCCACCGCGGACGGTGGGCCGGCGTGCGGAACGTGCGGCGGTCAGACCTCGACGACCGTCGGCACGATCATCGGCCGGCGGCGGTACGCGTCGTTGACCCAGCGCCCGACGGTGCGCCGGACGATCTGCTGGAGCTGGTGCGGGTCGGTGATGCCGTCCGCGGCGGCCCGGTTCAGCGCCTCGGTGACCAGCGGGATCACCGGGCTGAACGCCTCCGGGTCCTCGGAGAAGCCCTTCGCCGAGAGGGTCGGCCCGCCGACCACCTTGCCGGTGACCGAGTCGACCACCACGGTGGTGGCGATGAAACCGCCGTCGCCGAGGATCCGGCGCTCGGTGAGCAGCGACTCGCTGACGTCGCCCACGGCGAGACCGTCGACGTAGACGTATCGGCTCTTCACGTGGCCGACCAGGCTGGCCCGCCCGTCGACCAGGTCCACCACGTCGCCGTCCTCGCAGAGCACCACCCGGTCCGGCTCGACGCCGGACTCGATGCCGAGGCGGGCGTGCGCCCGCAGGTGCCGCCACTCGCCGTGCACCGGCAGGAGGTTGCTCGGCCGGGTGACGTTGAGCAGGTAGAGCAGCTCGCCGGCGGGGGCGTGACCGGAGACGTGCACCTTGGCCACGTCCTTGTGGATCACCGTCGCGCCGGCCCGGGCCAGCCGGTTGATCACCCGGTAGACCGAGGTCTCGTTGCCCGGCACCAGCGAGGAGGCGAGCACCACGGTGTCGCCGGGCGCGATGGTGATGTGCCGGTGGTCGCCGCTGGCCATCCGGCCCAGCGCGCTCATCGGCTCGCCCTGCGAGCCGGTGGACATGAGCACGATCTGCTCGGGCGGCAGCGCGGTGGCCTCCTCCAGCCCGACCACCAGGCCCGGCGGGATGTTGAGCAGGCCCAGGTCGCGGGCGATGCCCATGTTGCGCACCATCGACCGGCCGATCAGCGCCACCTTGCGGCCGTGCTCGACGGCCGAGTCGAAGACCTGCTGCACCCGGTGCACGTGGGAGGCGAACGAGGCCACGATGATGCGGCCGCGCGCCTTGGCGAAGATCGAGTCGAGCACCGGCCCGATCTCCCGCTCCGGGGTGACGAAGCCGGGGATCTCCGCGTTGGTGGAGTCGGAGAGCAGCAGGTCCACGCCCTCGGCGCCGAGCCGGGCGAAGCCGGCCAGGTCGGTGATCCGGCCGTCCAGCGGGAGCTGGTCCATCTTGAAGTCGCCGGTGTGCAGCACCAGGCCGGCGCCGGTGCGGATGGCCACGGCGAGCGCGTCGGGGATCGAGTGGTTCACCGCGAAGAACTCGCACTCGAACGGGCCGAGCCGCTCGCGCCGCCCCTCCGCGACGGTGAGCGTGTAGGGCTGGATCCGCCGCTCGGCCAGCTTCGCCTCGACCAGGGCCAGGGTGAACTGCGAGCCGACCAGCGGAATGTCCGGCTTGTGGGCGAGCAGGTACGGCACCGCGCCGATGTGGTCCTCGTGGCCGTGGGTGAGCACGATCGCCTGCACGTCGCCGAGCCGGTCCAGGATCGGACCGAAGTCGGGCAGGATCAAGTCCACGCCCGGCTGCTCGACGTCGGGGAAGAGCACCCCGCAGTCGACGATCAGCAGCTTGCCGTCGTACTCGAAGACCGTCATGTTCCGGCCGATGGCGCCGAGTCCGCCGAGCGGGATGATCCGCAGGCCGCCCTCCGGCAGCGGCGGGGGCAGCTCACCCTCGATGTGCGCCTCGGTCACGCGTCACCTCATTCTGCGACGCCGTCGCGCGGCGTCCGTCGTGTCGTTCGATCATTCGGGTAGGGGAAGGCCCGCCGCGGCGCAGTCCGCGCGCAGCTGGGCCAGTTCGTCGCCGGTGGCGTCCACCAGCGGCGGGCGCACCGGGCCGGCCGGCAGGCCCTTGGCCGCCAGACCCGCCTTCACCAGGATCACGCCCTGGCTCCGGAAGATGCCGGTGAACAGCGGCAGCAGCCGCCGGTGCAGGGTGAGCGCGGTGGCCATGTCGCCCGCCTCGAACGCCTCGATCAGCTGCTTGGTCTGCACCCCGGTGAAGTGCGTGGAGGTGCCGACCACGCCGACCGAGCCGACCGCCAGGGCGGGCAGGGTCAGCGCGTCCTCGCCGCTGTAGAAGGCCAGATCGCTGCGGGCCAGCACCCAGGAGGTGGCGGTGAGGTCGCCCTTGGCGTCCTTGACCGCCACGATCCGGCCGTGCTCGGCCATCGTGACCAGCGTGTCCGTGGCGATCGCCGTGCCGGTGCGGTGCGGGATGTCGTACACCATGATCGGCAGTCCGCTGGCGTCGGCGACCGCGGTGAAGTGGCGCAGCAGCCCGGCCTGCGGCGGCTTGTTGTAGTACGGCGTCACCACCAGCAGGCCGTGCGCGCCGGCCTTCTCCGCCTGCGCGGCCAGCTCGATGGTGTGCCGCGTGTCGTTGGTGCCCACACCGGCCACGATCCGGGCCCGGTCACCGACCGCCTCCACGACGGCGCGGATCAGGGTCTCCTTCTCCGCGTCGGTGGTGGTCGGGGACTCGCCGGTGGTGCCGTTGAGCACCAGCGCGTCGTTGCCCTGCTCGTCGACGAGGTGGCTGGCGAGCCGTACGGCGCCGTCGAGGTCGAGCGACCCGTCGGCGGTGAACGGCGTCACCATGGCCGTGATCAGTCGCCCGAACGGGCGCGACGCGCCCCGGTTCGGGACGGCAGGGAGGTCGTGCGTCATGTTCACAACCTAGCGGACGACCACCGGGCCCCCGGCGGCGAAGGGCGAGGACTCACTCGGCGTGCGGAGACGCCGCCACCTCGGTGCCGTCCGGCAGCGTGGAGATCACGAAGTCGGCGAAGACGTTCGGCGCGACCCCCTGGAGCTGCCGCAGGCACTCGACGGCCAGCTCGCGGATCTCCACGTCGGCGTGCTCGGTGGCGCGCATCTTGATGAAATGCCGCCACGCCCGGTAGTTGCCGGTGACCACGATCCGGGTCTCGGTGGCGTTGGGCAGCACCGCCCGGGCCGCCTGCCGGGCCTGCTTGCGGCGCAGCGTCGGGTTGGGCTCGTCGGTGAAGCGGGCCTCCAGGCCCTCCAGCAGCTCGGTGTACGCCCGGACGGCCGCCTCGCTCGCCTCGACGAACTTCTTGTGCAGCTCCGGGTCCTCGGCGATCACCGCGGGCTCGACCATGGCGGCGTCCCGCTCCGGGACGTAGCGCTGGGAGAGCTGCGAGTAGGAGAAGTGCCGGTGCCGGATCAGCTCGTGGGTGAACGACCGGGACACCCCGCTGAAGTAGAAGCTCACCGAGCCGTGCTCCAGCACGGACAGGTGCCCCACGTCCAGGATGTGCGCCAGGTAGCCGGCGTTGGTCGCGGTGGCCGGGTTCGGCTTCTTCCAGCTCTGGTAGCAGGCCCGCCCGGCGAACTCGGCGAGCGCCTGACCACCCTCCGCGTCGGTCGACCACGGCACGTCGTCCGGGGCCTGGAACTGGGTCCACGCGATCAGCTTGACCTGGGGCTGCACCATCTCCGGCATTCCTGCGACTGTAGTGGCCGGTGCGGCTCGCGCGAAAGTTGGGCGCGCGGACGTGAACCAGCGCACCAGCGGCGAATCCCGGACACTTCCGTTCGCACCTGACGGCACGTGTCCAAGATCTCGGCGGTCAGACGTAGAGCGAGGTGAACGGGGCCCAGGGCAGGTTGCGCGCCACCGAGAAGGCGAACCAGAGGGCCAGGAAGCCGCCGATCACCTTGGGGCTGATCCGCAGCTCCGGCAGCCGCCAGCCGAACGCCCGGTTTCCCGCCCAGCTCGCGAAGAGCCAGGCCAGGAACGGCAGCGAGAAGACGAAGAGGAAGTGGTGCCGGGCGGCGGCGGGGAGGTCGGCGTGCAGCACGTACCAGAGGGCGCGGGTGCCGCCGCAGCCCGGGCAGTCCAGCCCCGTGGTGAGCTTGAGCAGGCAGGTCGGGCGCGCGTCCGGGTCGCTGTGGGTGGGGTCGCTGAGCAGCGCGTAGCCCATGCCCAGGCCGACGCAGCCGAGGGCCGCGAGGGGGACCGCCCAGCGCGGGGCGCGGGCGTGCAGCCGCAGCACCAGGCGGGTGAACCGGTCCGGCTCGACCGGCGGGTAGCCCACCCCGGCGGGCCAGGCCACGGGCCCGGCAGCGTGCTCCGCGGGCGGGACCGGGTGCGGGTCGGGCGCGGCGGCCGGCCGGTCAACGCTCGTCACGCGCTCACCGTACACCGGCCACGCCCACCAGGGCGGCGGCCAGTGGGGCGGCCAGGTCGCCGGCGGCGGGCGGGGCGACCGCGTCGAGGCCGAGCCAGCCGGCGAGCCGGTAGAGCTCCGCGGCGAGCGCCACGGCGGTCTCCCCCGGGTCGGCGCCGGGCTCGACCCAGGCGGCCGGCACCAGCAGGACCCCGGCCTTCCGGTCGGCCTTGAGGTCGACCCGGGCGGTGAACCGCTCGCCCTGCAGGAAGGGGAGCACGTAGTAGCCGTAGACCCGCTGCGGCGCGGGCACGTAGATCTCGATCCGGTAGGTGAAGTCGAACAGCCGCTCGGTGCGCGCCCGCTCCCAGACCAGCGGGTCGAACGGGCTGACCAGCGTGTTGCCGCGCACCCAGCGGGGCAGCCGCGCCTGCGCGTGCAGGTAGCCCGGCTGCCGCCAGCCCGCCACGGTGACCGGGGTCAGCTCGCCCGCCTCTACCAGCTCGGCGATCGCCTGCCGGGCGCCGGCCACCGGCAGCCGGAAGTAGTCCCGCAGCTCCGGCTCGGCGGCCACGCCCAGCGACCGGGCGGCGATCGCCACGAGGGTGCGGTGGGCGTCGGCGTCCTTCGGGGTGGGCGCGTCGAGCACGGCGGCCGGCAGCACCCGCTCGGGCAGGTCGTAGCGGCGGGCGAACGAGGTGGTGCGCTCGGCCGCGGTGACCTCGCCGGCCCAGAACAGGAACTCCAGCGCCCGCTTGACGGTGGACCAGTTCCACCCCCAGTTGCCGGTCTCCCGGGGCGCGTCGTGCTCGATCTCGGCGGCCGTGAGCGGGCCCCGGGCGGCCACCTCGTCGCGCACCCAGGCGACCAGCTCGGGCTGCTCCTGGGCGATCCGGCGCATCCCGCCCCACGCCTCGTCGTGGGCCTTGGCCATCCGCCAGCGCAGCGCCGGGTGCAGCCCCACCGGGACCAGCGACGCCTCGTGCGCCCAGTATTCGAACAGGTCCCGGGGGCGCCGGTAGGCGGCCGTGTCGAGCAGGCTGGTCGGGTAGGGGCCGAGCCGGCTGTAGAGCGGCAGGTAGTGTGCCCGTTGCAGGACGTTGACCGAGTCCATCTGAATCAGCCCGACCCGGTCGAGCACCCGGCGCAGGTGCCGGCGGGTGGGCACGCCGGCGGGCGCCGGGTCGGCGAAGCCCTGGGCGGCCAGGGCGATCCGGCGGGCCTGGGCGAGCGAGAGCGATTCCGGTACGGCCATCGTCGGCGACCTTATTCCACCGGTACGACACAGGTGCGGCGGCTGGACCGATCGCCCTGCGCGGCATAGAACGGACGGGTGCGCACCATCCGCCGGGAGGAACCGGACGACGCCGAGGCGATAGCCCGGGTGCACATCCGCGGCTGGCAGGCCGGGTACGCCGGGATCATGCCGGCCGAGGTGCTCGACCGGCTGAACCCGGCCGCCTGGGCGCAGCGCCGCCGGGATCTCGGCACGGCCGACCCGGAGCACCCGTTCACCACGCTGGTCGCCGAGGTCGACGGCACGATCGAGGGGTTCACCACCTTCGGGCCGTACCGGAACAACCAGGACCGCGGCGACCTCGACCCGGCGTACGGGGAGATCCTGGCGATCTACCTGGACCCGTCCCGGTGGGGCGGCGGGAGCGCCCAGGCGCTGCTCGCGGCAGCCCGGGCCGGCCTCGCGGAGCGGGGCCTCGCGGAGTACCGGCTCTGGGTGCTCGCCGACAACGCCCGGGCCCGCCGCTTCTACGAGCGGGCCGGGCTGTCACCGGACGGGGAGGAGTCCACCTACGCGGTGCCGCTGCACGGCGGGCGGGACCCGGTCCGGCTCCTCGAGCTGCGCTACACCGCCCGGCTCGACGGCTGACCCGGCCGGCCCGCCCGGTTCGACCGGACCGCCGCCGGTCGGCGTGGCCCAGCGCCGGATCGGCAGGGCCAGCAGCAGCGCGAGGCTGATCCAGACGTACGTGTTGCTGCCCAGGAACCCGCCCACCCCGGTGAAGTCCTTCTCCCAGGCCCAGACGATGCGGCTGATGAGGAAGGCGTACCCGACGAGGGCGCCGGCCAGCAGCAGGCGGCGGCGGAGGCTGCGGGCGGGCGCGGCCATGCCGTTGTCGACCAGCAGGATCAGCCCCGGCAGCAGCCAGACCAGGTGGTGCACCCAGGTCACCGGGCTGACCAGGCACATGGTGGCGCCGGTCAGCGCCAGGCCGGTGGCCTCGTCGCCGGCGGCCACCGCGGCCCGGGAGCGCCAGCCCCAGACGACCAGGGTGGCGAGGACCAGCGCCAGCCAGGCGACGGTGCTCGGGTGTTCCGGATGGAGCCGGGCCACCACCCCGCGCAGCGACTGGTTGGAGACGAAGGCCAGCTCGCCCACCCGGTCGGTGTTCCACAGCGCCTCGGTCCAGAACTCCCGGGAGGCGTCCGGGAAGAGCGCGGCGGCGACCAGGGTGGCCGCCGCGGCCGCGCCGATGGCGGTGAACGCGGCCCGCCAGCGGCCGGTCACCAGCAGGTAGACGATGAAGATGCCCGGGGTCAGCTTGATCGCGGTGGCCAGCCCGATGCCCACCCCGGCCCACCGGCTGCGCGCCGGCAGCAGCCGGAGCAGGTCCACCGCCACGAGGAACAGCAGCAGCATGTTGACCTGGCCGAAGTTGACCGTCTCGCGCATCGGCTCGTACGCGGCGGCCAGGCAGAGCGCCACCGCCAGGGCGAACCAGCGGGTCCAGCCGGCGCGCCGGGCGACCGGGTCGAGCAGCCACCAGATCACCACGGCGCTGACCACCACGGTGGCCGCCACGCTCACGGTGATCGCCGCCCACCAGGGCAGGTACGCCATCGGCAGCATGACCAGTGCCGCGAACGGCGGGTAGGTGAAGCCGTACTGGGTGCCGCCCTTGAGGAAGTCGTAGATCTCTCCGCCGTCGTGCACCCAGAAGGTCAGCGCGCCGTAGTAGACCTTGAGGTCGAAGAAGCCGTGCCGCACGGCGGCCACGGACAGGAAGGCGGTCACCGCTCCGGCGAGCGCCACCACGGCGACGACCTGCGCGATCGTCCGCCTGGCACCCTGCGCCACCGTCGCCCTCCTCGCCCTGCGTAGGCTCACGTGCCATGGCTCTCGGGTACGTCCGCCCCGCGCGTCCGGAGGACGCCGGCGAGATCGCACGCCTCCAGCTCGCCACGTGGCGGGTCGCGTACCGCCGGATCCTGCCCCGGCACGTGCTCGACAACCTGGACGAGGCGTATCTCGCCCGGCGGTGGAGCGCCGCGGTGCAGGAGCCGCCCTCGGGCGCGCACCGCGTGCTGGTCGCCGTCGAACAGGCCGAGCAATCGTATCTGGTGGGGTTCGCCGCCTCCGGTCCGGCCGATGCCGAGGCGCTCGCGCCGGGCGAGCCGGCCGACGCGCTCGCCGACGGCGTGGTGGCGGTGACCGACCTGCTGGTCGAGCCGCGCTGGGGCCGGCGCGGGCACGGCAGCCGGCTGCTCGCCGCCATGGTCGACCACTGGCGGGAGGACGGCTTCACCCGGGCGGTGGCCTGGGCGTTCGACGCCGACGAGGCGACCCGCGGGTTCCTCACCTCGACCGGTTGGGAGCCGGACGGCGCGGGCCGCGCGCTGGACGTGGACGACATGCTGGTCCCCCAGGTCCGCCTGCACGTCGGCGTCCCCGCCGAGCCGGCCGCTTCCTGAGTACGGGCTGTCGGGGGCACCGCCTACCGTGGGCGGTATGACGACCGCACCGGCGCCCGCTCCCCCCGACCTGGAGCCGTTCCGGGTCGAGCTGACCG is part of the Micromonospora halotolerans genome and encodes:
- a CDS encoding glycosyltransferase family 87 protein, whose amino-acid sequence is MAQGARRTIAQVVAVVALAGAVTAFLSVAAVRHGFFDLKVYYGALTFWVHDGGEIYDFLKGGTQYGFTYPPFAALVMLPMAYLPWWAAITVSVAATVVVSAVVIWWLLDPVARRAGWTRWFALAVALCLAAAYEPMRETVNFGQVNMLLLFLVAVDLLRLLPARSRWAGVGIGLATAIKLTPGIFIVYLLVTGRWRAAFTAIGAAAAATLVAAALFPDASREFWTEALWNTDRVGELAFVSNQSLRGVVARLHPEHPSTVAWLALVLATLVVWGWRSRAAVAAGDEATGLALTGATMCLVSPVTWVHHLVWLLPGLILLVDNGMAAPARSLRRRLLLAGALVGYAFLISRIVWAWEKDFTGVGGFLGSNTYVWISLALLLALPIRRWATPTGGGPVEPGGPAGSAVEPGGVAQLEEPDRVPPAVQRHRVGGLLPVR
- a CDS encoding ribonuclease J; this translates as MTEAHIEGELPPPLPEGGLRIIPLGGLGAIGRNMTVFEYDGKLLIVDCGVLFPDVEQPGVDLILPDFGPILDRLGDVQAIVLTHGHEDHIGAVPYLLAHKPDIPLVGSQFTLALVEAKLAERRIQPYTLTVAEGRRERLGPFECEFFAVNHSIPDALAVAIRTGAGLVLHTGDFKMDQLPLDGRITDLAGFARLGAEGVDLLLSDSTNAEIPGFVTPEREIGPVLDSIFAKARGRIIVASFASHVHRVQQVFDSAVEHGRKVALIGRSMVRNMGIARDLGLLNIPPGLVVGLEEATALPPEQIVLMSTGSQGEPMSALGRMASGDHRHITIAPGDTVVLASSLVPGNETSVYRVINRLARAGATVIHKDVAKVHVSGHAPAGELLYLLNVTRPSNLLPVHGEWRHLRAHARLGIESGVEPDRVVLCEDGDVVDLVDGRASLVGHVKSRYVYVDGLAVGDVSESLLTERRILGDGGFIATTVVVDSVTGKVVGGPTLSAKGFSEDPEAFSPVIPLVTEALNRAAADGITDPHQLQQIVRRTVGRWVNDAYRRRPMIVPTVVEV
- a CDS encoding winged helix-turn-helix domain-containing protein, which codes for MAVPESLSLAQARRIALAAQGFADPAPAGVPTRRHLRRVLDRVGLIQMDSVNVLQRAHYLPLYSRLGPYPTSLLDTAAYRRPRDLFEYWAHEASLVPVGLHPALRWRMAKAHDEAWGGMRRIAQEQPELVAWVRDEVAARGPLTAAEIEHDAPRETGNWGWNWSTVKRALEFLFWAGEVTAAERTTSFARRYDLPERVLPAAVLDAPTPKDADAHRTLVAIAARSLGVAAEPELRDYFRLPVAGARQAIAELVEAGELTPVTVAGWRQPGYLHAQARLPRWVRGNTLVSPFDPLVWERARTERLFDFTYRIEIYVPAPQRVYGYYVLPFLQGERFTARVDLKADRKAGVLLVPAAWVEPGADPGETAVALAAELYRLAGWLGLDAVAPPAAGDLAAPLAAALVGVAGVR
- a CDS encoding GNAT family N-acetyltransferase, with amino-acid sequence MALGYVRPARPEDAGEIARLQLATWRVAYRRILPRHVLDNLDEAYLARRWSAAVQEPPSGAHRVLVAVEQAEQSYLVGFAASGPADAEALAPGEPADALADGVVAVTDLLVEPRWGRRGHGSRLLAAMVDHWREDGFTRAVAWAFDADEATRGFLTSTGWEPDGAGRALDVDDMLVPQVRLHVGVPAEPAAS
- a CDS encoding GNAT family N-acetyltransferase, with translation MRTIRREEPDDAEAIARVHIRGWQAGYAGIMPAEVLDRLNPAAWAQRRRDLGTADPEHPFTTLVAEVDGTIEGFTTFGPYRNNQDRGDLDPAYGEILAIYLDPSRWGGGSAQALLAAARAGLAERGLAEYRLWVLADNARARRFYERAGLSPDGEESTYAVPLHGGRDPVRLLELRYTARLDG
- the thyX gene encoding FAD-dependent thymidylate synthase, which translates into the protein MVQPQVKLIAWTQFQAPDDVPWSTDAEGGQALAEFAGRACYQSWKKPNPATATNAGYLAHILDVGHLSVLEHGSVSFYFSGVSRSFTHELIRHRHFSYSQLSQRYVPERDAAMVEPAVIAEDPELHKKFVEASEAAVRAYTELLEGLEARFTDEPNPTLRRKQARQAARAVLPNATETRIVVTGNYRAWRHFIKMRATEHADVEIRELAVECLRQLQGVAPNVFADFVISTLPDGTEVAASPHAE
- a CDS encoding DUF2752 domain-containing protein yields the protein MYGERVTSVDRPAAAPDPHPVPPAEHAAGPVAWPAGVGYPPVEPDRFTRLVLRLHARAPRWAVPLAALGCVGLGMGYALLSDPTHSDPDARPTCLLKLTTGLDCPGCGGTRALWYVLHADLPAAARHHFLFVFSLPFLAWLFASWAGNRAFGWRLPELRISPKVIGGFLALWFAFSVARNLPWAPFTSLYV
- the dapA gene encoding 4-hydroxy-tetrahydrodipicolinate synthase, with amino-acid sequence MTHDLPAVPNRGASRPFGRLITAMVTPFTADGSLDLDGAVRLASHLVDEQGNDALVLNGTTGESPTTTDAEKETLIRAVVEAVGDRARIVAGVGTNDTRHTIELAAQAEKAGAHGLLVVTPYYNKPPQAGLLRHFTAVADASGLPIMVYDIPHRTGTAIATDTLVTMAEHGRIVAVKDAKGDLTATSWVLARSDLAFYSGEDALTLPALAVGSVGVVGTSTHFTGVQTKQLIEAFEAGDMATALTLHRRLLPLFTGIFRSQGVILVKAGLAAKGLPAGPVRPPLVDATGDELAQLRADCAAAGLPLPE